Proteins co-encoded in one Periophthalmus magnuspinnatus isolate fPerMag1 chromosome 20, fPerMag1.2.pri, whole genome shotgun sequence genomic window:
- the pdss1 gene encoding decaprenyl-diphosphate synthase subunit 1 isoform X2 — MAGPWRNVFRAWSTGCTTVTVCEIVQHCRPMSTTAALLARASWRCAPDNDVQTSSLQQSTPIPFQTFTVFHFRHKPKFLYPTLQCCRQIHSDAKPKDPFSLAQRDLTSLYDDIKKELLVGTELKSLCDYYFDGKGKAIRPMIVVLMARAMNIHSDRDGDLLPGQRAIAMISEMIHTASLVHDDVIDGSDQRRGKRTINEVWGERKAILAGDFILSVASMALARIGNISVVKVLSQVIEDLVRGEFMQLGSKENENERFKHYLEKTFKKTASLIANSCKAVSILVSPDPEVHEIAYQYGRNVGIAFQLVDDVLDFTSGASHLGKPTAADLKLGLATGPVLFACQQFPELHAMIMRRFSSKGDVDRAWQYVLQSDGVQQTRFLAQRYCQEAIRQISLLRPSPEREALIRLTEMVLSRDK; from the exons ATGGCGGGGCCGTGGAGGAATGTGTTCAGAGCATGGAGTACAGGCTGTACAACTGTCACTGTGTGTGAAATCGTGCAACACTGTAGGCCCATGTCCACCACCGCGGCGCTTCTGGCCCGGGCGTCCTGGAGGTGTGCACCGGACAACGAT gtgCAAACCTCCTCATTGCAACAGTCAACACCAATACCCTTTCAAACGTTTACAGTGTTCCACTTCCG GCATAAACCGAAATTCCTATATCCTACCCTCCAGTGCTGTAGGCAAATACACAGCGATGCAAAGCCTAAAGACCCTTTCTCTTTAGCCCAGAGAGACTTAACAAGTTTATATGATGACATCAAAAAG GAGCTGTTGGTGGGGACAGAGCTGAAGTCTCTTTGTGACTATTACTTTGATGGCAAAGGCAAAGCCATCCGACCAATGATAGTCGTCCTGATGGCTCGTGCAATGAACATTCACAGCGACAGAGATGG AGACCTGCTTCCAGGACAAAGGGCCATCGCTATGATCTCTGAGATGATCCACACTGCCAGCCTGGTACACGATGATGTCATCGATGGATCCGATCAGCGCAGAGGCAAAAGGACCATCAATGAAGTTTGGGGGGAAAGAAAG GCCATCTTGGCTGGAGATTTTATCCTTTCAGTCGCATCTATGGCTTTGGCTCGAATCGGTAATATCTCAGTGGTGAAAGTGCTGTCTCAGGTCATAGAGGATCTTGTTCGAG GTGAGTTTATGCAGCTGGGCTCAAAAGAAAATGAGAATGAACGATTCAAACACTACCTCGAGAAAACCTTCAAGAAGACGGCCAGTCTCATCGCCAATAGTTGTAAAGCA GTCTCAATCCTGGTTAGTCCTGATCCAGAAGTTCATGAAATTGCTTACCAGTATGGAAGAAATGTTGGAATAGCTTTTCAG CTGGTGGACGATGTCTTGGACTTCACATCAGGAGCTAGTCATTTGGGGAAACCCACAGCTGCAGACCTCAAACTGGGCCTGGCCACTGGACCAGTATTGTTTGCTTGTCAACAG TTTCCTGAGCTTCATGCAATGATCATGAGGCGTTTCAGTTCCAAAGGAGATGTGGATCGAGCCTGGCAGTATGTTCTTCAG AGTGACGGTGTGCAGCAAACCAGGTTCTTGGCCCAGCGGTACTGTCAGGAGGCCATCAGACAGATCAGCCTACTGCGGCCCTCCCCAGAGAGGGAGGCCCTAATCAGACTCACTGAAATGGTGCTCTCCAGAGACAAATGA
- the pdss1 gene encoding decaprenyl-diphosphate synthase subunit 1 isoform X1, which produces MAGPWRNVFRAWSTGCTTVTVCEIVQHCRPMSTTAALLARASWRCAPDNDVQTSSLQQSTPIPFQTFTVFHFRHKPKFLYPTLQCCRQIHSDAKPKDPFSLAQRDLTSLYDDIKKELLVGTELKSLCDYYFDGKGKAIRPMIVVLMARAMNIHSDRDGDLLPGQRAIAMISEMIHTASLVHDDVIDGSDQRRGKRTINEVWGERKAILAGDFILSVASMALARIGNISVVKVLSQVIEDLVRGEFMQLGSKENENERFKHYLEKTFKKTASLIANSCKAVCTFCLCMNTPKWRELSICIFSILYSRLCRVCVFKVSILVSPDPEVHEIAYQYGRNVGIAFQLVDDVLDFTSGASHLGKPTAADLKLGLATGPVLFACQQFPELHAMIMRRFSSKGDVDRAWQYVLQSDGVQQTRFLAQRYCQEAIRQISLLRPSPEREALIRLTEMVLSRDK; this is translated from the exons ATGGCGGGGCCGTGGAGGAATGTGTTCAGAGCATGGAGTACAGGCTGTACAACTGTCACTGTGTGTGAAATCGTGCAACACTGTAGGCCCATGTCCACCACCGCGGCGCTTCTGGCCCGGGCGTCCTGGAGGTGTGCACCGGACAACGAT gtgCAAACCTCCTCATTGCAACAGTCAACACCAATACCCTTTCAAACGTTTACAGTGTTCCACTTCCG GCATAAACCGAAATTCCTATATCCTACCCTCCAGTGCTGTAGGCAAATACACAGCGATGCAAAGCCTAAAGACCCTTTCTCTTTAGCCCAGAGAGACTTAACAAGTTTATATGATGACATCAAAAAG GAGCTGTTGGTGGGGACAGAGCTGAAGTCTCTTTGTGACTATTACTTTGATGGCAAAGGCAAAGCCATCCGACCAATGATAGTCGTCCTGATGGCTCGTGCAATGAACATTCACAGCGACAGAGATGG AGACCTGCTTCCAGGACAAAGGGCCATCGCTATGATCTCTGAGATGATCCACACTGCCAGCCTGGTACACGATGATGTCATCGATGGATCCGATCAGCGCAGAGGCAAAAGGACCATCAATGAAGTTTGGGGGGAAAGAAAG GCCATCTTGGCTGGAGATTTTATCCTTTCAGTCGCATCTATGGCTTTGGCTCGAATCGGTAATATCTCAGTGGTGAAAGTGCTGTCTCAGGTCATAGAGGATCTTGTTCGAG GTGAGTTTATGCAGCTGGGCTCAAAAGAAAATGAGAATGAACGATTCAAACACTACCTCGAGAAAACCTTCAAGAAGACGGCCAGTCTCATCGCCAATAGTTGTAAAGCAGTATGTACGTTCTGTCTTTGCATGAATACCCCCAAATGGAGAGAACTCTCCATTTGTATATTTAGTATACTTTATTCACGGTTGTGCCGTGTATGCGTTTTTAAGGTCTCAATCCTGGTTAGTCCTGATCCAGAAGTTCATGAAATTGCTTACCAGTATGGAAGAAATGTTGGAATAGCTTTTCAG CTGGTGGACGATGTCTTGGACTTCACATCAGGAGCTAGTCATTTGGGGAAACCCACAGCTGCAGACCTCAAACTGGGCCTGGCCACTGGACCAGTATTGTTTGCTTGTCAACAG TTTCCTGAGCTTCATGCAATGATCATGAGGCGTTTCAGTTCCAAAGGAGATGTGGATCGAGCCTGGCAGTATGTTCTTCAG AGTGACGGTGTGCAGCAAACCAGGTTCTTGGCCCAGCGGTACTGTCAGGAGGCCATCAGACAGATCAGCCTACTGCGGCCCTCCCCAGAGAGGGAGGCCCTAATCAGACTCACTGAAATGGTGCTCTCCAGAGACAAATGA